One Oncorhynchus gorbuscha isolate QuinsamMale2020 ecotype Even-year unplaced genomic scaffold, OgorEven_v1.0 Un_scaffold_2341, whole genome shotgun sequence DNA window includes the following coding sequences:
- the LOC124025678 gene encoding zinc finger protein 567-like, which yields MRTHTGEKPYTCSECGKGFTHQCSLRCHHQKKHSEQIKTDPDDKIGCCCGQEFSSKNDMEVHLKTNTGDKPYTCCVCKKTFTHKALLKVHQRSHTGEKPFSCSLCEKSFTQKGNLTTHEKSHAGEKHPCSVCGKSFTQKGYLKIHQRLHCSEGELSSSVSRALEHRQTRAKATHRCPDCGKEFPQTYYLDRHMRTHTGERPYQCSVCGMSFTQKGNLKTHQKVHTGDYPSSSWSTGEGSPCTSGEAEQHQENHADVTSHGCLVCGEEHSNLPELHKHMRSHSGEKRLVCPVCGKTYPREFDLKIHLRTHTGEKPHECIECGKSFVRKQGLRQHQRTHDAKPIGPTRQLGRPKHLTRAQMSKKVPKMESDTEMQDCQVL from the exons ATGAGAacccacacaggagagaagccttataccTGCTCTGAGTGTGGGAAGGGCTTCACTCATCAATGTAGTTTGAGATGCCACCACCAGAAGAAACATTCTGAACAGATTAAAACTGACCCGGATGACAAGATTGGCTGCTGTTGTGGACAAGAGTTCTCTTCCAAGAATGATATGGAGGTTCACTTGAAGACAAACACTGGAGACAAGCCTTACACCTGCTGTGTGTGTAAAAAGACCTTTACTCATAAAGCATTACTGAAAGTACACCAGCGAtcccacacaggagagaagcctttctcttgctctctgtgtgAGAAGAGTTTTACTCAAAAAGGAAATTTGACAACACACGAGAAGTCGCACGCCGGAGAGAAACATCCTTGCTCAgtctgtggaaagagtttcacTCAGAAAGGCTATCTGAAGATTCATCAGCGGCTTCACTGTTCCGAAGGGGAGTTGAGTTCCTCTGTATCAAGAGCACTTGAACACCGACAGACGAGAGCTAAGGCGACTCACAGATGCCCAGACTGTGGGAAGGAGTTCCCTCAAACATATTACCTGGACAGACacatgagaacacacacaggagagaggcctTACCAGTGCTCTGTGTGTGGGATGAGTTTCACGCAGAAAGGAAATTTAAAAACGCATCAGAAAGTGCACACTG GAGATTATCCCTCCAGCTCCTGGTCCACTGGTGAGGGGAGTCCCTGTACATCGGGAGAAGCTGAACAACACCAGGAGAACCACGCGGACGTCACATCTCACGGCTGCCTCGTGTGCGGCGAGGAACACTCTAACCTCCCGGAACTACACAAACACATGAGATCTCACTCGGGAGAAAAGCGCCTCGTCTGCCCTGTGTGTGGCAAGACTTACCCCAGAGAATTTGACCTCAAAATCCacctcagaacacacacaggagagaaaccccaCGAGTGCATCGAATGCGGCAAGAGTTTTGTTCGTAAACAAGGGCTCCGGCAGCACCAGCGGACACACGACGCCAAGCCCATCGGACCGACCCGCCAGCTAGGCAGGCCAAAGCACTTAACCAGGGCTCAAATGTCCAAGAAAGTGCCTAAGATGGAGAGTGATACAGAGATGCAGGACTGCCAAGTACTATGA
- the LOC124025675 gene encoding zinc finger protein 2-like isoform X3 has protein sequence MDEDVEDPSSPSPSCSTEPQPTVSPGPDRNHGDQEDSNHGDQKDTPQAGERPSTSGEPEQHQMKRRTRQKKTHRCPDCGKHCQTLSALQIHMRTHTGEKPYACFVCKKTFIIRQALKTHQRTHTGEKPYTCSECGKGFAHQCSLRYHQKRNSEQIKTDPNEKMTCCCGQEFSSKCVLEVHLKTDTGAKPYTCCVCGKRFNKESLKEHQRSHTGEMPYSCSFCGKGYYHKPAWKAHERTHTEEKPLCSVCGRTCSSKYTLKVHERTHTGEMPFLCSECGKGFISKGLLMTHERFNCSGGEERRRPKRFHKCPDCGKEFTQANKLERHMRTHTGERPYQCSVCGMRFNQKGNLKTHFKVHTGRDPSLLPDMDMRMTSSEAAKQPLDNRHNVGKPQQFQNQIGEEGTHNFPAPQTHNLPTPQTHNLPAPQTHNHPAPQTHNHPAPQTHNLPAPQTHNLPAPQTHNLPAPQTHNHPTPQTHNHPAPQTHNHPAPQTHNHPAAQREGSHHHLPAAQREGSHHLPAPQREGTSHHISAPQKPTMSHRGEKHYLCPECGKTYTREYDLRVHLRTHTGERPYQCYDCGKAYVRKNNLQQHRRSHAPKPMGPTRHLGRPPRVGSSSGRSNQPPRVGSSSGRSNQSPRVGSSSGRSNQSPRVGSSSGRSNQSPRVGRAKQNMPTSM, from the exons ATGGACGAG GACGTTGAAGACCCGTCCAGCCCGTCTCCATCCTGCTCCACTGAACCCCAACCCACGGTGTCCCCGGGTCCTGACAGGAACCATGGCGACCAGGAGGACAGTAACCATGGTGATCAGAAAGACACACCGCAAG CCGGGGAGAGACCCTCTACATCAGGAGAACCTGAGCAACACCAGATGAAACGCAGAACGAGGCAGAAAAAGACCCACCGATGCCCAGATTGTGGGAAACACTGCCAGACATTATCGGCGCTACAAATACACATGAGAacccacacaggagagaagccttacgcTTGCTTTGTGTGTAAGAAAACGTTCATTATTAGACAAGCTTTGAAAACACACCagcgaacacacacaggagagaagccttataccTGCTCTGAGTGTGGCAAGGGCTTCGCTCATCAATGTAGTTTGAGATACCATCAAAAGAGGAATTCTGAACAGATTAAAACAGACCCGAATGAGAAGATGACCTGCTGCTGTGGACAAGAGTTCTCCTCAAAGTGTGTACTGGAGGTTCACTTGAAGACGGACACGGGAGCCAAGCCTTACACCTGCTGTGTGTGTGGCAAGAGGTTCAATAAAGAATCATTAAAAGAACACCAGCGATCCCACACAGGAGAGATGCCTTACTCTTGCTCTTTCTGTGGCAAGGGTTACTATCACAAACCGGCTTGGAAAGCCCACGAGCGAACGCACACAGAGGAGAAGCCCCTGTGCTCCGTGTGCGGACGGACCTGCTCTAGTAAGTATACGTTAAAAGTCCACGagcgaacacacacaggagagatgcCTTTCCTCTGCTCGGAGTGTGGCAAGGGCTTCATCAGTAAAGGACTCCTGATGACCCACGAGCGAttcaactgttctgggggagaAGAACGACGGCGACCGAAGAGGTTTCACAAGTGTCCGGACTGTGGGAAGGAGTTCACACAAGCAAACAAACTGGAGAGACacatgagaacacacacaggagagaggcctTACCAGTGCTCTGTGTGTGGGATGAGGTTCAACCAGAAAGGGAATCTCAAAACGCATTTTAAAGTGCACACAG GCAGGGATCCCAGTTTGCTGCCTGACATGGACATGAGGATGACTTCTTCAGAAGCAGCGAAACAGCCTCTGGACAACAGACATAATGTTGGGAAACCACAACAATTCCAGAATCAGATTGGCGAGGAGGGAACCCACAACTTTCCTGCACCACAAACCCACAACCTACCGACACCACAAACCCACAACCTACCGGCACCACAAACTCACAACCATCCGGCACCACAAACCCACAACCATCCGGCACCACAAACCCACAACCTACCGGCACCACAAACCCACAACCTACCGGCACCACAAACCCACAACCTACCAGCACCACAAACCCACAACCATCCAACACCACAAACCCACAACCATCCGGCACCACAAACCCACAACCATCCGGCACCACAAACCCACAACCATCCGGCAGCGCAGAGGGAGGGAAGCCACCACCACCTCCCAGCAGCACAGAGGGAGGGAAGCCACCACCTCCCGgcaccacagagagagggaacatccCACCACATCTCGGCACCACAGAAACCCACCATGTCCCACAGGGGAGAAAAACACTATCTCTGCCCTGAGTGTGGCAAGACTTACACCCGGGAATACGACCTCCGAGTCCACCTCAGAACGCACACAGGAGAGCGACCGTACCAGTGTTATGACTGCGGGAAGGCCTACGTCCGGAAAAACAATCTCCAACAACACCGGCGGTCACATGCTCCCAAGCCCATGGGACCGACCCGCCATTTAGGCAGACCACCCAGGGTGGGCTCTAGTAGTGGAAGGTCCAACCAACCACCCAGGGTGGGATCTAGTAGTGGAAGGTCCAACCAATCACCCAGGGTGGGATCTAGTAGTGGAAGGTCCAACCAATCACCCAGGGTGGGATCTAGTAGTGGAAGGTCCAACCAATCACCCAGAGTAGGAAGAGCTAAGCAAAACATGCCTACATCAATGTAA
- the LOC124025675 gene encoding zinc finger protein 14-like isoform X1, producing MDEDVEDPSSPSPSCSTEPQPTVSPGPDRNHGDQEDSNHGDQKDTPQGQERFTVSLDINSETPTFNIVVKEEEEDWELDNTAGERPSTSGEPEQHQMKRRTRQKKTHRCPDCGKHCQTLSALQIHMRTHTGEKPYACFVCKKTFIIRQALKTHQRTHTGEKPYTCSECGKGFAHQCSLRYHQKRNSEQIKTDPNEKMTCCCGQEFSSKCVLEVHLKTDTGAKPYTCCVCGKRFNKESLKEHQRSHTGEMPYSCSFCGKGYYHKPAWKAHERTHTEEKPLCSVCGRTCSSKYTLKVHERTHTGEMPFLCSECGKGFISKGLLMTHERFNCSGGEERRRPKRFHKCPDCGKEFTQANKLERHMRTHTGERPYQCSVCGMRFNQKGNLKTHFKVHTGRDPSLLPDMDMRMTSSEAAKQPLDNRHNVGKPQQFQNQIGEEGTHNFPAPQTHNLPTPQTHNLPAPQTHNHPAPQTHNHPAPQTHNLPAPQTHNLPAPQTHNLPAPQTHNHPTPQTHNHPAPQTHNHPAPQTHNHPAAQREGSHHHLPAAQREGSHHLPAPQREGTSHHISAPQKPTMSHRGEKHYLCPECGKTYTREYDLRVHLRTHTGERPYQCYDCGKAYVRKNNLQQHRRSHAPKPMGPTRHLGRPPRVGSSSGRSNQPPRVGSSSGRSNQSPRVGSSSGRSNQSPRVGSSSGRSNQSPRVGRAKQNMPTSM from the exons ATGGACGAG GACGTTGAAGACCCGTCCAGCCCGTCTCCATCCTGCTCCACTGAACCCCAACCCACGGTGTCCCCGGGTCCTGACAGGAACCATGGCGACCAGGAGGACAGTAACCATGGTGATCAGAAAGACACACCGCAAGGTCAGGAGAGGTTTACTGTGAGTCTGGACATCAACAGTGAAACACCAACATTTAATATCGTagtcaaagaagaagaagaagactggGAACTAGATAATACAG CCGGGGAGAGACCCTCTACATCAGGAGAACCTGAGCAACACCAGATGAAACGCAGAACGAGGCAGAAAAAGACCCACCGATGCCCAGATTGTGGGAAACACTGCCAGACATTATCGGCGCTACAAATACACATGAGAacccacacaggagagaagccttacgcTTGCTTTGTGTGTAAGAAAACGTTCATTATTAGACAAGCTTTGAAAACACACCagcgaacacacacaggagagaagccttataccTGCTCTGAGTGTGGCAAGGGCTTCGCTCATCAATGTAGTTTGAGATACCATCAAAAGAGGAATTCTGAACAGATTAAAACAGACCCGAATGAGAAGATGACCTGCTGCTGTGGACAAGAGTTCTCCTCAAAGTGTGTACTGGAGGTTCACTTGAAGACGGACACGGGAGCCAAGCCTTACACCTGCTGTGTGTGTGGCAAGAGGTTCAATAAAGAATCATTAAAAGAACACCAGCGATCCCACACAGGAGAGATGCCTTACTCTTGCTCTTTCTGTGGCAAGGGTTACTATCACAAACCGGCTTGGAAAGCCCACGAGCGAACGCACACAGAGGAGAAGCCCCTGTGCTCCGTGTGCGGACGGACCTGCTCTAGTAAGTATACGTTAAAAGTCCACGagcgaacacacacaggagagatgcCTTTCCTCTGCTCGGAGTGTGGCAAGGGCTTCATCAGTAAAGGACTCCTGATGACCCACGAGCGAttcaactgttctgggggagaAGAACGACGGCGACCGAAGAGGTTTCACAAGTGTCCGGACTGTGGGAAGGAGTTCACACAAGCAAACAAACTGGAGAGACacatgagaacacacacaggagagaggcctTACCAGTGCTCTGTGTGTGGGATGAGGTTCAACCAGAAAGGGAATCTCAAAACGCATTTTAAAGTGCACACAG GCAGGGATCCCAGTTTGCTGCCTGACATGGACATGAGGATGACTTCTTCAGAAGCAGCGAAACAGCCTCTGGACAACAGACATAATGTTGGGAAACCACAACAATTCCAGAATCAGATTGGCGAGGAGGGAACCCACAACTTTCCTGCACCACAAACCCACAACCTACCGACACCACAAACCCACAACCTACCGGCACCACAAACTCACAACCATCCGGCACCACAAACCCACAACCATCCGGCACCACAAACCCACAACCTACCGGCACCACAAACCCACAACCTACCGGCACCACAAACCCACAACCTACCAGCACCACAAACCCACAACCATCCAACACCACAAACCCACAACCATCCGGCACCACAAACCCACAACCATCCGGCACCACAAACCCACAACCATCCGGCAGCGCAGAGGGAGGGAAGCCACCACCACCTCCCAGCAGCACAGAGGGAGGGAAGCCACCACCTCCCGgcaccacagagagagggaacatccCACCACATCTCGGCACCACAGAAACCCACCATGTCCCACAGGGGAGAAAAACACTATCTCTGCCCTGAGTGTGGCAAGACTTACACCCGGGAATACGACCTCCGAGTCCACCTCAGAACGCACACAGGAGAGCGACCGTACCAGTGTTATGACTGCGGGAAGGCCTACGTCCGGAAAAACAATCTCCAACAACACCGGCGGTCACATGCTCCCAAGCCCATGGGACCGACCCGCCATTTAGGCAGACCACCCAGGGTGGGCTCTAGTAGTGGAAGGTCCAACCAACCACCCAGGGTGGGATCTAGTAGTGGAAGGTCCAACCAATCACCCAGGGTGGGATCTAGTAGTGGAAGGTCCAACCAATCACCCAGGGTGGGATCTAGTAGTGGAAGGTCCAACCAATCACCCAGAGTAGGAAGAGCTAAGCAAAACATGCCTACATCAATGTAA
- the LOC124025675 gene encoding zinc finger protein 2-like isoform X4: MKRRTRQKKTHRCPDCGKHCQTLSALQIHMRTHTGEKPYACFVCKKTFIIRQALKTHQRTHTGEKPYTCSECGKGFAHQCSLRYHQKRNSEQIKTDPNEKMTCCCGQEFSSKCVLEVHLKTDTGAKPYTCCVCGKRFNKESLKEHQRSHTGEMPYSCSFCGKGYYHKPAWKAHERTHTEEKPLCSVCGRTCSSKYTLKVHERTHTGEMPFLCSECGKGFISKGLLMTHERFNCSGGEERRRPKRFHKCPDCGKEFTQANKLERHMRTHTGERPYQCSVCGMRFNQKGNLKTHFKVHTGRDPSLLPDMDMRMTSSEAAKQPLDNRHNVGKPQQFQNQIGEEGTHNFPAPQTHNLPTPQTHNLPAPQTHNHPAPQTHNHPAPQTHNLPAPQTHNLPAPQTHNLPAPQTHNHPTPQTHNHPAPQTHNHPAPQTHNHPAAQREGSHHHLPAAQREGSHHLPAPQREGTSHHISAPQKPTMSHRGEKHYLCPECGKTYTREYDLRVHLRTHTGERPYQCYDCGKAYVRKNNLQQHRRSHAPKPMGPTRHLGRPPRVGSSSGRSNQPPRVGSSSGRSNQSPRVGSSSGRSNQSPRVGSSSGRSNQSPRVGRAKQNMPTSM, from the exons ATGAAACGCAGAACGAGGCAGAAAAAGACCCACCGATGCCCAGATTGTGGGAAACACTGCCAGACATTATCGGCGCTACAAATACACATGAGAacccacacaggagagaagccttacgcTTGCTTTGTGTGTAAGAAAACGTTCATTATTAGACAAGCTTTGAAAACACACCagcgaacacacacaggagagaagccttataccTGCTCTGAGTGTGGCAAGGGCTTCGCTCATCAATGTAGTTTGAGATACCATCAAAAGAGGAATTCTGAACAGATTAAAACAGACCCGAATGAGAAGATGACCTGCTGCTGTGGACAAGAGTTCTCCTCAAAGTGTGTACTGGAGGTTCACTTGAAGACGGACACGGGAGCCAAGCCTTACACCTGCTGTGTGTGTGGCAAGAGGTTCAATAAAGAATCATTAAAAGAACACCAGCGATCCCACACAGGAGAGATGCCTTACTCTTGCTCTTTCTGTGGCAAGGGTTACTATCACAAACCGGCTTGGAAAGCCCACGAGCGAACGCACACAGAGGAGAAGCCCCTGTGCTCCGTGTGCGGACGGACCTGCTCTAGTAAGTATACGTTAAAAGTCCACGagcgaacacacacaggagagatgcCTTTCCTCTGCTCGGAGTGTGGCAAGGGCTTCATCAGTAAAGGACTCCTGATGACCCACGAGCGAttcaactgttctgggggagaAGAACGACGGCGACCGAAGAGGTTTCACAAGTGTCCGGACTGTGGGAAGGAGTTCACACAAGCAAACAAACTGGAGAGACacatgagaacacacacaggagagaggcctTACCAGTGCTCTGTGTGTGGGATGAGGTTCAACCAGAAAGGGAATCTCAAAACGCATTTTAAAGTGCACACAG GCAGGGATCCCAGTTTGCTGCCTGACATGGACATGAGGATGACTTCTTCAGAAGCAGCGAAACAGCCTCTGGACAACAGACATAATGTTGGGAAACCACAACAATTCCAGAATCAGATTGGCGAGGAGGGAACCCACAACTTTCCTGCACCACAAACCCACAACCTACCGACACCACAAACCCACAACCTACCGGCACCACAAACTCACAACCATCCGGCACCACAAACCCACAACCATCCGGCACCACAAACCCACAACCTACCGGCACCACAAACCCACAACCTACCGGCACCACAAACCCACAACCTACCAGCACCACAAACCCACAACCATCCAACACCACAAACCCACAACCATCCGGCACCACAAACCCACAACCATCCGGCACCACAAACCCACAACCATCCGGCAGCGCAGAGGGAGGGAAGCCACCACCACCTCCCAGCAGCACAGAGGGAGGGAAGCCACCACCTCCCGgcaccacagagagagggaacatccCACCACATCTCGGCACCACAGAAACCCACCATGTCCCACAGGGGAGAAAAACACTATCTCTGCCCTGAGTGTGGCAAGACTTACACCCGGGAATACGACCTCCGAGTCCACCTCAGAACGCACACAGGAGAGCGACCGTACCAGTGTTATGACTGCGGGAAGGCCTACGTCCGGAAAAACAATCTCCAACAACACCGGCGGTCACATGCTCCCAAGCCCATGGGACCGACCCGCCATTTAGGCAGACCACCCAGGGTGGGCTCTAGTAGTGGAAGGTCCAACCAACCACCCAGGGTGGGATCTAGTAGTGGAAGGTCCAACCAATCACCCAGGGTGGGATCTAGTAGTGGAAGGTCCAACCAATCACCCAGGGTGGGATCTAGTAGTGGAAGGTCCAACCAATCACCCAGAGTAGGAAGAGCTAAGCAAAACATGCCTACATCAATGTAA
- the LOC124025675 gene encoding zinc finger protein 135-like isoform X2: MDEDVEDPSSPSPSCSTEPQPTVSPGPDRNHGDQEDSNHGDQKDTPQGQERFTVSLDINSETPTFNIVVKEEEEDWELDNTAGERPSTSGEPEQHQMKRRTRQKKTHRCPDCGKHCQTLSALQIHMRTHTGEKPYACFVCKKTFIIRQALKTHQRTHTGEKPYTCSECGKGFAHQCSLRYHQKRNSEQIKTDPNEKMTCCCGQEFSSKCVLEVHLKTDTGAKPYTCCVCGKRFNKESLKEHQRSHTGEMPYSCSFCGKGYYHKPAWKAHERTHTEEKPLCSVCGRTCSSKYTLKVHERTHTGEMPFLCSECGKGFISKGLLMTHERFNCSGGEERRRPKRFHKCPDCGKEFTQANKLERHMRTHTGERPYQCSVCGMRFNQKGNLKTHFKVHTGRDPSLLPDMDMRMTSSEAAKQPLDNRHNVGKPQQFQNQIGEEGTHNFPAPQTHNLPTPQTHNLPAPQTHNHPAPQTHNHPAPQTHNLPAPQTHNLPAPQTHNLPAPQTHNHPTPQTHNHPAPQTHNHPAPQTHNHPAAQREGSHHHLPAAQREGSHHLPAPQREGTSHHISAPQKPTMSHRGEKHYLCPECGKTYTREYDLRVHLRTHTGERPYQCYDCGKAYVRKNNLQQHRRSHAPKPMGPTRHLGRPPRVGSSSGRSNQSPRVGSSSGRSNQSPRVGRAKQNMPTSM; encoded by the exons ATGGACGAG GACGTTGAAGACCCGTCCAGCCCGTCTCCATCCTGCTCCACTGAACCCCAACCCACGGTGTCCCCGGGTCCTGACAGGAACCATGGCGACCAGGAGGACAGTAACCATGGTGATCAGAAAGACACACCGCAAGGTCAGGAGAGGTTTACTGTGAGTCTGGACATCAACAGTGAAACACCAACATTTAATATCGTagtcaaagaagaagaagaagactggGAACTAGATAATACAG CCGGGGAGAGACCCTCTACATCAGGAGAACCTGAGCAACACCAGATGAAACGCAGAACGAGGCAGAAAAAGACCCACCGATGCCCAGATTGTGGGAAACACTGCCAGACATTATCGGCGCTACAAATACACATGAGAacccacacaggagagaagccttacgcTTGCTTTGTGTGTAAGAAAACGTTCATTATTAGACAAGCTTTGAAAACACACCagcgaacacacacaggagagaagccttataccTGCTCTGAGTGTGGCAAGGGCTTCGCTCATCAATGTAGTTTGAGATACCATCAAAAGAGGAATTCTGAACAGATTAAAACAGACCCGAATGAGAAGATGACCTGCTGCTGTGGACAAGAGTTCTCCTCAAAGTGTGTACTGGAGGTTCACTTGAAGACGGACACGGGAGCCAAGCCTTACACCTGCTGTGTGTGTGGCAAGAGGTTCAATAAAGAATCATTAAAAGAACACCAGCGATCCCACACAGGAGAGATGCCTTACTCTTGCTCTTTCTGTGGCAAGGGTTACTATCACAAACCGGCTTGGAAAGCCCACGAGCGAACGCACACAGAGGAGAAGCCCCTGTGCTCCGTGTGCGGACGGACCTGCTCTAGTAAGTATACGTTAAAAGTCCACGagcgaacacacacaggagagatgcCTTTCCTCTGCTCGGAGTGTGGCAAGGGCTTCATCAGTAAAGGACTCCTGATGACCCACGAGCGAttcaactgttctgggggagaAGAACGACGGCGACCGAAGAGGTTTCACAAGTGTCCGGACTGTGGGAAGGAGTTCACACAAGCAAACAAACTGGAGAGACacatgagaacacacacaggagagaggcctTACCAGTGCTCTGTGTGTGGGATGAGGTTCAACCAGAAAGGGAATCTCAAAACGCATTTTAAAGTGCACACAG GCAGGGATCCCAGTTTGCTGCCTGACATGGACATGAGGATGACTTCTTCAGAAGCAGCGAAACAGCCTCTGGACAACAGACATAATGTTGGGAAACCACAACAATTCCAGAATCAGATTGGCGAGGAGGGAACCCACAACTTTCCTGCACCACAAACCCACAACCTACCGACACCACAAACCCACAACCTACCGGCACCACAAACTCACAACCATCCGGCACCACAAACCCACAACCATCCGGCACCACAAACCCACAACCTACCGGCACCACAAACCCACAACCTACCGGCACCACAAACCCACAACCTACCAGCACCACAAACCCACAACCATCCAACACCACAAACCCACAACCATCCGGCACCACAAACCCACAACCATCCGGCACCACAAACCCACAACCATCCGGCAGCGCAGAGGGAGGGAAGCCACCACCACCTCCCAGCAGCACAGAGGGAGGGAAGCCACCACCTCCCGgcaccacagagagagggaacatccCACCACATCTCGGCACCACAGAAACCCACCATGTCCCACAGGGGAGAAAAACACTATCTCTGCCCTGAGTGTGGCAAGACTTACACCCGGGAATACGACCTCCGAGTCCACCTCAGAACGCACACAGGAGAGCGACCGTACCAGTGTTATGACTGCGGGAAGGCCTACGTCCGGAAAAACAATCTCCAACAACACCGGCGGTCACATGCTCCCAAGCCCATGGGACCGACCCGCCATTTAGGCAGACCACCCAGGGTGGGCTCTAGTAGTGGAAG GTCCAACCAATCACCCAGGGTGGGATCTAGTAGTGGAAGGTCCAACCAATCACCCAGAGTAGGAAGAGCTAAGCAAAACATGCCTACATCAATGTAA
- the LOC124025677 gene encoding zinc finger protein 782-like: MPYSCSFCGKGYYQKPAWKAHERTHTEEKPLCSVCGRTFSNKTTLKVHQRTHTGEKPFLCSECGKGFLSKAYLTTHQRFNCSGGEERRRAKRFHKCPDCGKEFTQANKLERHMRTHTGERPYQCSVCGMRFNQKGNLKTHFKVHTGVDPSLVADMETPSEQPRDNRRKAGRPQRCLHQHDEEGTQNLPAPQTHHLPAPQREGTQNLPAPQTHHLPAPQREGTQNLLAPQTHHLPAPQREGTQNLPAPQTHHLPAPQREGTSHHISAPQKPTVSLRGEKHYLCPECGKTYTREYDLRVHLRTHTGERPYQCDECGKTFVRKQGLRQHRRSHAPKPMGPTRQLGRPVSMGSSSRRPNQSSPRMGSSKQQLPRVDKATPPFSSGERPMPFHTVERPMPLHRVERPMPLPDMEREHWQYWHL; this comes from the exons ATGCCTTACTCTTGCTCGTTCTGTGGCAAGGGTTACTACCAAAAACCAGCTTGGAAAGCCCACGAGCGAACGCACACAGAGGAGAAGCCCCTGTGCTCCGTGTGCGGACGGACCTTCTCTAATAAGACTACGTTAAAAGTCCACCAACGAACacacacgggagagaagcctTTCCTCTGCTCTGAGTGTGGCAAGGGCTTCCTCAGTAAAGCATACCTGACGACCCACCAGCGATTCAACTGTTCCGGGGGAGAAGAACGACGGCGAGCGAAGAGGTTTCACAAGTGTCCGGACTGTGGGAAGGAGTTCACACAAGCAAACAAACTGGAGAGACacatgagaacacacacaggagagaggcctTACCAGTGCTCTGTGTGTGGGATGAGGTTCAACCAGAAAGGGAATCTGAAAACACATTTTAAAGTGCACACAG GAGTGGATCCCAGTTTAGTGGCTGACATGGAGACTCCCTCTGAACAACCTCGGGACAACAGACGTAAAGCTGGGAGGCCACAACGCTGCCTCCATCAGCATGACGAGGAGGGAACCCAAAACCTACCGGCACCACAAACCCACCACCTCCCGgcaccacagagagagggaacccAAAACCTACCGGCACCACAAACCCACCACCTCCCGgcaccacagagagagggaacccAAAACCTACTGGCACCACAAACCCACCACCTCCCGGCACCACAGAGGGAGGGAACCCAAAACCTACCGGCACCACAAACCCACCACCTCCCGgcaccacagagagagggaacatccCACCACATCTCGGCACCACAGAAACCCACCGTGTCCCTCAGGGGAGAAAAACACTATCTCTGCCCTGAATGTGGCAAGACTTACACCCGGGAATACGACCTCCGAGTCCACCTCAGAACGCACACGGGAGAGCGACCGTACCAGTGCGATGAATGCGGAAAGACCTTCGTTCGGAAACAAGGGCTCCGTCAACACCGGCGGTCACACGCTCCCAAGCCCATGGGACCGACCCGTCAGTTAGGCAGACCCGTCAGCATGGGTTCCAGTAGCAGGAGACCGAACCAATCATCACCCAGGATGGGGAGCTCCAAGCAGCAGTTGCCCAGGGTTGATAAAGCCACACCTCCGTTCTCTAGTGGAGAGAGACCCATGCCCTTCCACACAGTGGAGAGACCCATGCCTTTACATCGGGTGGAGAGACCCATGCCGTTaccagacatggagagagaacaCTGGCAGTACTGGCATCTTTAA